From a region of the Sminthopsis crassicaudata isolate SCR6 chromosome 6, ASM4859323v1, whole genome shotgun sequence genome:
- the CNTF gene encoding ciliary neurotrophic factor, producing MAFPEHTPLTPHHRDLCTRSIWLARKIRSDLTSLLESYVEYQGLNKDVDLDSMDGVPTASTDRWSELTEAERLQANLHAYRTFHVLLTEVLEDQRVQFTPTERDFHQNIHRVLLQVAAFAYEMEELMALLGHQAPSQESDSVPVGGSHRTFLEKKLWGLKVLQELMQWTVRSIHDLRLISSPGQSRVSARGGQQLAKAQPM from the exons ATGGCCTTCCCAGAGCACACCCCACTCACCCCCCACCACCGGGATCTCTGCACCCGGTCCATCTGGCTAGCAAGGAAAATCCGTTCCGACTTGACTTCCCTCCTAGAGTCCTAT GTTGAATATCAGGGCCTGAACAAGGATGTTGACCTGGATTCTATGGACGGCGTGCCCACAGCCAGCACTGACCGCTGGAGTGAGCTGACAGAAGCCGAAAGGCTACAAGCAAACCTCCATGCTTATCGTACCTTCCACGTGCTCCTCACCGAGGTCCTGGAGGACCAGAGGGTACAGTTTACCCCCACAGAAAGAGATTTCCACCAGAACATCCACAGGGTCCTACTCCAAGTGGCCGCCTTTGCTTACGAGATGGAGGAGCTAATGGCCCTGCTGGGCCATCAGGCCCCATCTCAAGAGTCCGACAGCGTGCCAGTGGGTGGCAGCCACCGCACCTTCTTGGAAAAGAAGCTGTGGGGCTTGAAGGTGCTGCAGGAGCTCATGCAGTGGACGGTCAGATCCATCCACGACCTCCGTCTCATCTCGTCTCCTGGCCAGAGCAGGGTCTCAGCCCGTGGGGGCCAGCAGCTTGCCAAGGCCCAGCCGATGTAG